The following proteins are encoded in a genomic region of Ictalurus furcatus strain D&B chromosome 6, Billie_1.0, whole genome shotgun sequence:
- the LOC128608577 gene encoding uncharacterized protein C21orf62 homolog isoform X2 — translation MTGAVLHCLSGIFLNKCKQDSGCRPGMGVKMLLSCLWHILCILLPLHFVETQHPHQANNTLVFDSSDHADRLCSCSCATAVRSCDEALANLMCSCATVWRSALSPSTLEAETLTVWVWQPWVLRELLNGSRVAELQLSLCSPASFLGPSQYLTIVGLRKLQISNNGVPQHKGERVVNFGLNVQDGNLSVAFLDLWSLNNHLKAYSVIGPPLQMLMEHFPYLQQANIKITDLEEIHKPSILTFIY, via the coding sequence CAAATGTAAACAGGACTCAGGATGTAGGCCTGGTATGGGTGTGAAAATGCTGCTGTCTTGCTTATGGCATATCTTGTGCATCCTCCTCCCATTACACTTTGTGGAAACTCAGCATCCCCACCAAGCCAACAACACACTAGTGTTCGACAGCTCGGACCATGCTGACCGCTTATGCAGCTGCAGCTGTGCAACGGCGGTGCGCAGTTGTGATGAAGCTCTTGCCAACCTGATGTGCAGCTGTGCCACCGTGTGGCGCTCGGCTCTGTCGCCTAGCACCCTGGAGGCGGAGACGCTGACGGTGTGGGTGTGGCAGCCGTGGGTGCTGAGGGAGCTGCTGAACGGCAGCAGGGTTGCAGAGCTGCAGCTGTCTCTGTGTAGCCCTGCCTCATTTCTCGGACCCTCTCAATATCTCACTATTGTGGGTCTGAGGAAGCTTCAGATCTCCAATAATGGGGTGCCACAGCACAAGGGTGAAAGAGTCGTGAACTTTGGACTGAATGTACAGGATGGGAATCTCAGTGTTGCGTTTTTAGACTTGTGGTCACTGAACAATCACTTGAAGGCCTACAGTGTCATTGGACCTCCGCTGCAGATGCTAATGGAGCACTTTCCTTACCTTCAGCAAGCCAATATAAAGATTACTGACTTAGAAGAGATCCACAAGCCATCCATCCTAACTTTTATttactaa
- the LOC128608577 gene encoding uncharacterized protein C21orf62 homolog isoform X3 codes for MGVKMLLSCLWHILCILLPLHFVETQHPHQANNTLVFDSSDHADRLCSCSCATAVRSCDEALANLMCSCATVWRSALSPSTLEAETLTVWVWQPWVLRELLNGSRVAELQLSLCSPASFLGPSQYLTIVGLRKLQISNNGVPQHKGERVVNFGLNVQDGNLSVAFLDLWSLNNHLKAYSVIGPPLQMLMEHFPYLQQANIKITDLEEIHKPSILTFIY; via the coding sequence ATGGGTGTGAAAATGCTGCTGTCTTGCTTATGGCATATCTTGTGCATCCTCCTCCCATTACACTTTGTGGAAACTCAGCATCCCCACCAAGCCAACAACACACTAGTGTTCGACAGCTCGGACCATGCTGACCGCTTATGCAGCTGCAGCTGTGCAACGGCGGTGCGCAGTTGTGATGAAGCTCTTGCCAACCTGATGTGCAGCTGTGCCACCGTGTGGCGCTCGGCTCTGTCGCCTAGCACCCTGGAGGCGGAGACGCTGACGGTGTGGGTGTGGCAGCCGTGGGTGCTGAGGGAGCTGCTGAACGGCAGCAGGGTTGCAGAGCTGCAGCTGTCTCTGTGTAGCCCTGCCTCATTTCTCGGACCCTCTCAATATCTCACTATTGTGGGTCTGAGGAAGCTTCAGATCTCCAATAATGGGGTGCCACAGCACAAGGGTGAAAGAGTCGTGAACTTTGGACTGAATGTACAGGATGGGAATCTCAGTGTTGCGTTTTTAGACTTGTGGTCACTGAACAATCACTTGAAGGCCTACAGTGTCATTGGACCTCCGCTGCAGATGCTAATGGAGCACTTTCCTTACCTTCAGCAAGCCAATATAAAGATTACTGACTTAGAAGAGATCCACAAGCCATCCATCCTAACTTTTATttactaa